A DNA window from Haloactinospora alba contains the following coding sequences:
- the ftsZ gene encoding cell division protein FtsZ, which yields MAAPQNYLAVIKVVGIGGGGVNAVNRMIEEGLKGVEFIAINTDAQALLMSDADVKLDVGRELTRGLGAGANPDVGRKAAEDHREEIEEVLKGADMVFVTAGEGGGTGTGGAPVVADIARSLDALTIGVVTRPFSFEGKRRATQAESGIATLREEVDTLIVIPNDRLLSISDRQVSVLDAFKAADQVLLSGVQGITDLITTPGLINLDFADVKSVMSGAGSALMGIGSARGDDRAVAAAEMAISSPLLEASIDGAHGVLLSIQGGSDLGLFEINEAAQLVANSAAPDANIIFGAVIDDALGDEVRVTVIAAGFDEPSVESGPESTAAALTAEPSVPQRGESAESKPSSVTAQTTQTGPERKTERAPEPAAEQPVRSPAPEPVREEPPRAQVPSEPEPEPRRPEPEVRRSEPEPRRPEPESRRPEPEPRREENQASAAARVEEETDTEPAPEEEGNRGRNIQSVSDSESTQLRSTGTESQLPRSGASGGEVSSPRRRVVFDDPDDLDVPDFLK from the coding sequence GTGGCAGCACCGCAGAACTACCTCGCGGTCATCAAAGTCGTCGGTATCGGCGGCGGTGGTGTCAACGCCGTGAATCGGATGATCGAAGAGGGACTTAAGGGCGTCGAGTTCATCGCCATCAACACCGACGCTCAGGCGCTGCTGATGAGCGACGCCGACGTCAAGCTCGACGTCGGCCGCGAGCTCACGCGCGGATTGGGCGCCGGGGCCAACCCGGATGTGGGACGAAAGGCGGCCGAGGACCACCGCGAGGAGATCGAGGAGGTCCTCAAAGGGGCCGACATGGTTTTTGTCACCGCTGGGGAGGGTGGTGGCACCGGCACGGGCGGCGCTCCCGTGGTTGCCGATATAGCCCGGTCGTTGGACGCCCTCACGATCGGTGTGGTGACCCGGCCCTTCAGTTTCGAAGGTAAGCGCAGAGCGACCCAGGCGGAGTCCGGGATAGCGACACTGCGCGAAGAGGTCGACACCCTGATCGTGATTCCCAACGACCGCCTACTGTCCATCTCTGACCGGCAAGTGAGCGTGCTGGACGCGTTCAAAGCAGCCGACCAGGTGCTGCTTTCCGGTGTGCAGGGCATTACCGACCTGATCACCACACCCGGACTGATCAACCTGGACTTCGCTGACGTGAAATCCGTCATGTCGGGTGCGGGGTCGGCACTCATGGGGATCGGCTCGGCGCGGGGGGACGATCGCGCTGTGGCCGCGGCCGAGATGGCGATCTCCTCGCCCCTGCTGGAAGCCAGTATCGATGGTGCCCACGGGGTGCTCCTGTCCATCCAGGGCGGTTCCGACCTGGGCTTGTTCGAGATCAACGAGGCAGCACAGCTCGTTGCGAACTCGGCCGCTCCCGACGCCAACATCATCTTCGGCGCTGTGATCGACGACGCGCTCGGGGACGAGGTGCGCGTCACCGTCATCGCTGCCGGGTTCGACGAGCCGAGTGTCGAATCGGGACCCGAGTCCACCGCGGCAGCGCTCACCGCGGAACCGTCCGTACCGCAGCGTGGCGAGTCCGCCGAGTCGAAACCGTCATCGGTGACGGCCCAGACCACCCAGACCGGGCCGGAGAGAAAAACGGAGCGCGCCCCGGAGCCGGCTGCCGAACAGCCGGTGCGTAGCCCCGCCCCGGAACCGGTGCGGGAGGAGCCTCCCCGCGCCCAGGTCCCCTCCGAGCCCGAGCCGGAGCCCAGGCGGCCCGAGCCCGAGGTCAGGCGGTCCGAGCCCGAGCCCAGGCGGCCAGAACCGGAATCCAGGCGGCCCGAGCCCGAGCCCCGGAGGGAGGAGAACCAGGCCTCCGCCGCGGCGCGGGTGGAGGAGGAGACCGACACGGAGCCTGCTCCTGAGGAGGAGGGGAACCGCGGCCGCAACATCCAGTCGGTCAGCGACAGCGAGAGCACCCAACTCCGCAGCACCGGTACGGAGAGCCAGCTTCCGCGTTCGGGAGCCTCCGGTGGGGAGGTCTCCTCCCCCCGGCGCAGAGTGGTGTTCGACGATCCCGACGATCTGGACGTCCCGGACTTCCTCAAGTAG
- a CDS encoding cell division protein FtsQ/DivIB: protein MRRGESRKQEAGTAARSSPRDPWKVAFVVLLVLGVLAGAGWLLLSSQLLAVRDVDVAGAERVDPDEVVASADVGSETPLIRADTDAIAQRVHELRLVESVDVTRQWPSTLRVAITEREPRVGIEIDGGYWLVDGAGVRIAEREEEPSDYPLARITGEVRGNPGLSVAAGITEHLSDPVLGRVTGIEAEEPDNVVVLLDSGARVVWGDGERTREKSEVLAILLRERPPNEDREYDVSAPDTAVVS, encoded by the coding sequence GTGAGACGTGGTGAATCCCGGAAACAGGAGGCTGGTACCGCCGCGCGTTCCTCCCCTCGGGACCCGTGGAAGGTCGCTTTCGTCGTGCTTCTCGTGCTGGGGGTCCTGGCGGGGGCGGGGTGGCTGTTACTGAGTTCCCAACTGCTCGCTGTCCGCGACGTCGACGTCGCCGGGGCGGAACGGGTCGACCCTGACGAGGTGGTGGCGAGCGCGGACGTCGGATCGGAGACTCCGCTCATCCGTGCGGACACGGACGCCATCGCGCAGCGGGTGCACGAGCTGCGGCTGGTCGAGTCCGTCGACGTCACCCGGCAATGGCCGTCGACACTGCGCGTGGCCATCACGGAACGCGAACCCCGGGTGGGTATCGAGATCGACGGCGGGTACTGGCTGGTGGACGGTGCCGGGGTGCGGATCGCCGAACGGGAGGAGGAGCCTTCCGACTACCCGCTGGCGCGCATCACGGGAGAGGTCAGGGGTAACCCGGGCCTCTCCGTGGCGGCCGGTATCACCGAGCACCTTTCCGACCCCGTGCTCGGGAGAGTCACGGGCATCGAGGCGGAGGAGCCCGACAACGTGGTCGTGCTCCTGGACAGCGGTGCTCGTGTGGTGTGGGGAGACGGGGAGCGGACGCGGGAGAAGAGCGAGGTTCTGGCGATCCTGTTGCGCGAGCGGCCTCCGAACGAGGATCGCGAGTACGACGTCAGCGCTCCGGACACGGCGGTCGTTTCCTGA
- the murC gene encoding UDP-N-acetylmuramate--L-alanine ligase, with amino-acid sequence MSLVEPTEPVRSDELGRVHFVGIGGVGMSGIARILLQGGASVSGSDAKDGDLVRELGERGATVHVGHDAQHVDGADTVVVSSAVREDNPELREARRRGLRVLPRAAALGALLRGRNSVAVTGTHGKTTITAMLTTVLRSAGADPGYVIGGTLASTGAGADAGAGEIMVAEADESDGSFLMLWPDIAVVSNVEADHLDNYGDLGEIHANFAGFVDQVRRTLVIGIDDPGAGRIAELARERGARVRTYGEDPAADYRVSDVRAEGFTTTFTLHTASAPPLEYTVPVPGRHNALNAAAAVAVAEELGYSPESASAGLRGFSGAARRFEYKGEARGVALYDSYAHHPTEIAADLRAARSALESHTSVPAGEGLRPGRVIAVFQPHLYSRTRIFAADLADSLSLADVVLVLPIYAAREDPEPGVSSELITRGIGHGRVRDCRSGDEALQQVAELASAGDLVFTMGAGDVTELGPELLAELERVSA; translated from the coding sequence ATGAGCCTGGTCGAGCCGACCGAACCGGTCCGAAGTGACGAACTGGGGCGGGTGCACTTCGTCGGTATCGGCGGTGTCGGGATGTCGGGTATCGCGCGCATCCTGTTGCAGGGCGGAGCCTCCGTGTCCGGAAGCGACGCCAAGGACGGTGACCTCGTGCGCGAGCTGGGAGAGCGTGGGGCCACGGTGCACGTGGGACACGACGCGCAGCACGTCGACGGCGCGGACACGGTCGTCGTCTCCTCCGCGGTACGCGAGGACAACCCCGAGCTGCGCGAGGCGCGCCGGCGCGGACTGCGGGTCCTTCCACGGGCCGCGGCTCTGGGCGCACTGCTGAGGGGCCGCAACAGCGTGGCCGTGACGGGAACCCACGGCAAGACCACCATCACCGCGATGCTCACCACGGTGCTGCGGTCCGCGGGAGCCGACCCCGGATACGTCATCGGCGGAACGCTCGCCAGTACCGGTGCCGGGGCCGACGCCGGCGCCGGGGAGATCATGGTGGCGGAAGCCGACGAGAGCGACGGCTCGTTCCTGATGCTCTGGCCCGACATCGCCGTGGTCTCCAACGTGGAGGCGGACCACCTGGACAACTACGGCGACCTCGGAGAGATCCACGCCAATTTCGCGGGGTTCGTCGACCAGGTCCGGCGGACGCTCGTTATCGGTATCGACGATCCCGGCGCCGGCAGGATCGCCGAACTCGCCCGGGAACGCGGGGCACGCGTCCGTACCTACGGGGAGGACCCGGCGGCTGACTACCGGGTGAGCGACGTCCGGGCCGAAGGGTTCACCACCACCTTCACGCTGCACACCGCCTCCGCGCCGCCGCTGGAGTACACCGTCCCCGTGCCGGGGCGGCACAACGCGCTCAACGCCGCGGCCGCCGTCGCCGTCGCCGAGGAACTGGGGTACTCCCCGGAGTCGGCTTCCGCGGGTCTGCGCGGTTTCTCCGGTGCCGCCCGCCGGTTCGAGTACAAGGGCGAGGCCCGAGGGGTCGCGCTCTACGACAGCTACGCCCACCACCCCACCGAGATCGCTGCTGACCTGCGAGCGGCACGGTCGGCCCTGGAGTCACACACCTCCGTGCCGGCTGGGGAGGGCCTGCGGCCGGGGCGGGTGATCGCGGTTTTCCAACCGCATCTGTACAGCCGCACCCGGATCTTCGCCGCGGACCTCGCGGACTCCCTCTCGCTGGCCGACGTGGTCCTCGTGCTGCCGATATACGCGGCCAGGGAAGACCCGGAACCGGGAGTGAGCTCCGAACTCATCACCCGCGGCATCGGGCATGGCCGTGTCCGTGACTGTCGCAGCGGGGACGAGGCCCTGCAGCAGGTGGCGGAACTCGCGTCTGCGGGGGACCTCGTCTTCACCATGGGTGCTGGTGACGTGACTGAGCTGGGACCGGAGTTGCTGGCAGAGCTGGAGCGTGTCTCCGCCTAG
- the murG gene encoding undecaprenyldiphospho-muramoylpentapeptide beta-N-acetylglucosaminyltransferase: MRVALAGGGTAGHIEPALSLADALRRIDPECQITCLGTERGLETRLVPMRGYDLGEIPAVPLPRKITPKLLTVPGKLASSISAAGNHLDQLNADVLVGFGGYVATPGYIAARRRGIPIVVHEANPLPGLANRLGARLTPHVFTGHPHTDLRRGRFVGIPLREGISTLDRLASGDKARAHFGLRPELPTLLIFGGSQGAQDVNQAAFDTIADFREAGVQVLHVVGPKNASEPEDYTRDGVPYVAVPYVDRMDLAYAAADVAMCRSGAMTCAELTAVGLPGAFVPLPIGNGEQRLNAEPIIEAGGGIMVDNADLTPQWIRENLVPLLTDTDRVVGMSEAASAMGRRHADMELAREVSAIATGERPTPDIPVNEDDEGDEDDAYVDDGKDAQ; this comes from the coding sequence ATGAGGGTAGCCCTCGCCGGAGGCGGCACGGCCGGGCATATCGAGCCCGCCCTATCCCTGGCGGATGCGCTGCGGCGTATCGATCCGGAGTGCCAGATCACGTGTTTGGGAACTGAACGGGGACTGGAAACCCGGCTCGTGCCCATGCGGGGCTATGATCTCGGTGAGATACCCGCTGTCCCCCTGCCGCGGAAGATCACGCCGAAGCTGCTCACCGTACCGGGCAAACTGGCGAGTTCGATCAGTGCCGCCGGGAACCATCTCGACCAGCTCAACGCCGACGTACTCGTCGGTTTCGGTGGTTACGTGGCCACCCCCGGCTACATCGCCGCACGTCGGCGCGGCATCCCGATCGTCGTGCACGAGGCCAACCCGCTGCCCGGCCTGGCCAACCGGCTCGGGGCGCGACTCACCCCCCACGTTTTCACCGGACACCCGCACACCGACCTCCGCCGCGGCCGTTTCGTCGGTATTCCGCTGCGTGAGGGGATATCCACCCTGGACCGTCTCGCCTCGGGGGACAAGGCCCGAGCGCACTTCGGCCTCCGACCCGAACTCCCCACCCTGCTGATCTTCGGCGGCTCCCAGGGAGCGCAGGACGTCAACCAGGCGGCGTTCGACACCATAGCCGACTTCCGGGAGGCCGGCGTTCAGGTCCTGCACGTCGTAGGACCCAAGAACGCCAGTGAACCCGAGGACTACACGCGCGACGGCGTTCCCTACGTGGCCGTCCCCTACGTGGACCGCATGGACCTCGCCTACGCGGCAGCGGACGTCGCGATGTGCCGTTCCGGCGCGATGACCTGCGCCGAACTCACGGCCGTGGGGCTGCCGGGAGCGTTCGTGCCCCTGCCGATCGGTAACGGTGAGCAACGGCTCAACGCCGAGCCGATCATCGAGGCGGGCGGGGGCATCATGGTGGACAACGCTGACCTGACCCCGCAGTGGATCAGGGAGAACCTCGTGCCCCTTCTCACCGATACGGACCGGGTCGTGGGTATGTCCGAGGCGGCGTCGGCCATGGGGCGGCGTCACGCGGACATGGAACTGGCCCGGGAGGTGAGCGCGATCGCCACCGGCGAGCGTCCCACTCCCGACATTCCGGTCAACGAGGACGACGAGGGAGACGAGGACGACGCTTACGTTGACGACGGGAAGGACGCGCAATGA